Proteins found in one Lutimonas zeaxanthinifaciens genomic segment:
- a CDS encoding BamA/TamA family outer membrane protein — protein MLKENKVVVNGEKNKDPEINKYIAQKPNRRSLGMPLSLYFYNFGNPDFEMTFDEWIENHPKKYNRYESFFSKKQTYIIYSNKKAVNNWFLNKGEAPVIFDDGKARKSARTLKDYYISKGFFEADVNFDTLNLGEKEVEVKYNVTTKTQYRIDSVTADIESPVIDSIYKANLDKTFLKTGYPFVFEDFEKEEARLVRLFRNSGVYHFKNFSMGFWTDSIKESYMKDVLLKIPDRLITRNDTLIKEPYKAQIVKEVNVYTDATPGNRNKKVKDSASYQGYKFYSYDKLRFKPKYLVNSLFITPNGLYKDSEKAQTQSYIRNLQTFSSSVDIAYTENEDESLTADVYLTPLKKYAITVDLDATTSNIKPFGILGKFSFLGRNMFRGSEIMELSFQGSIFNLAEDPSDSRGFFNGWEILSSASLRFPRILFPVNTTKIIPKYMAPTTNFDASLSFQKNVGLDRQTTTAGMAYGWKSSKKVAHRVDLFNLQYIKNQNVDNYFVIYKSEYNKLVDVQESIGADPLPENKQENYLEILEIMNDFLSDPDNSELYPDEYDTVSDVDERHDILIEDSFVPAISYSFVYNTRENINDNDFSYFTARLVSAGTFSDLIFPNKDEFGRRTLRDVPIAQYIKTEFEYKKYWELRDENILVFRSFIGAAFPYGNSTDVPFSRSYSAGGSNEIRAWRTFDLGPGGELNNLEYKVGTFKLVGNLEYRFKLTNKFNSALFIDAGNIWDITNSNLVSDEGKFTGLSSLQYTAVGSGFGLRYDFGFLVFRFDIGFKTYEPYLPAGSRWFVNYNFGNAVYNIGINYPF, from the coding sequence TTGCTCAAAGAAAATAAAGTAGTTGTCAACGGAGAAAAAAACAAGGACCCGGAAATCAACAAATATATAGCCCAAAAACCGAATCGAAGATCTCTCGGGATGCCCCTTTCTCTTTATTTTTATAATTTCGGGAATCCTGATTTTGAAATGACCTTTGATGAATGGATAGAGAATCATCCAAAAAAGTACAACCGCTATGAGAGTTTTTTCTCTAAGAAGCAAACCTATATTATCTACAGTAATAAAAAAGCAGTTAACAACTGGTTTTTGAACAAGGGAGAAGCTCCTGTCATTTTTGACGACGGCAAGGCCAGAAAATCCGCCCGAACGCTTAAGGATTATTATATTTCGAAAGGGTTTTTTGAAGCAGACGTGAATTTTGACACTTTAAATCTGGGTGAAAAAGAAGTTGAGGTAAAATACAATGTGACCACGAAAACCCAGTACAGGATTGATTCAGTAACAGCTGATATAGAATCGCCCGTTATTGATTCTATTTACAAAGCCAACCTGGACAAAACTTTCCTGAAAACCGGATATCCATTTGTTTTTGAAGATTTTGAGAAAGAAGAAGCGAGACTTGTACGATTATTCAGAAATTCAGGCGTTTATCATTTCAAGAACTTCAGTATGGGATTCTGGACAGATTCGATAAAGGAATCATATATGAAAGATGTGCTCCTGAAAATACCTGATCGGTTGATCACAAGAAATGACACCTTGATCAAAGAGCCTTATAAAGCTCAAATTGTAAAGGAGGTTAACGTATACACCGATGCCACTCCAGGAAACAGAAATAAAAAGGTAAAGGATTCTGCCAGCTATCAAGGCTATAAATTTTACAGTTATGATAAACTGAGGTTCAAGCCAAAATATTTGGTCAATTCCTTGTTTATAACCCCCAACGGCCTGTACAAGGATTCGGAAAAAGCACAAACGCAGAGTTATATCAGAAACCTGCAAACCTTTTCTTCTTCTGTTGATATTGCTTACACTGAAAATGAAGATGAGTCCCTGACCGCCGATGTGTATTTGACACCCTTGAAGAAGTATGCTATTACAGTCGATCTGGATGCAACAACTTCAAATATTAAGCCCTTTGGAATTTTAGGTAAATTCTCGTTTTTGGGCAGGAATATGTTTCGAGGATCAGAAATTATGGAACTATCTTTTCAGGGATCCATATTCAATCTGGCGGAGGACCCCTCTGACAGCAGAGGATTCTTTAACGGCTGGGAAATATTATCGAGTGCTTCTCTAAGGTTTCCGAGAATATTATTTCCTGTGAACACGACTAAAATAATTCCAAAATATATGGCCCCCACCACTAATTTTGACGCGAGTTTAAGTTTTCAAAAAAATGTAGGACTTGACAGACAAACCACAACGGCAGGGATGGCTTATGGCTGGAAAAGTTCGAAGAAAGTGGCACACAGGGTTGATTTGTTCAATTTACAGTACATAAAAAACCAGAATGTTGATAACTATTTTGTGATCTATAAATCGGAGTACAACAAACTGGTTGATGTACAGGAATCGATTGGTGCCGATCCTCTTCCTGAAAACAAACAGGAAAATTATTTGGAAATCCTGGAGATAATGAATGATTTTCTCTCAGATCCTGACAATTCGGAACTATATCCGGATGAATATGATACCGTTTCGGATGTAGATGAAAGGCACGATATCCTGATTGAAGATTCCTTTGTCCCTGCGATTTCCTATTCCTTTGTTTACAATACTCGGGAAAACATTAATGACAATGATTTTTCCTATTTCACAGCACGGTTGGTTTCTGCGGGAACGTTTTCGGATTTGATTTTTCCTAATAAAGATGAATTCGGAAGAAGAACGCTTAGAGATGTTCCTATTGCCCAGTATATCAAAACTGAATTTGAGTACAAAAAATACTGGGAACTAAGAGATGAGAATATTTTGGTGTTCAGAAGTTTTATAGGTGCGGCCTTCCCATATGGTAATTCCACAGATGTGCCTTTCAGTAGAAGTTACAGTGCCGGTGGTAGTAATGAAATAAGGGCCTGGAGAACATTTGACCTGGGTCCCGGAGGAGAATTAAATAACCTGGAATACAAAGTAGGGACCTTTAAATTAGTTGGAAATCTCGAATACAGATTCAAACTGACCAATAAGTTCAACAGCGCCTTATTTATTGATGCAGGAAACATTTGGGATATTACAAATTCGAATCTTGTAAGTGACGAAGGAAAATTTACGGGTTTAAGTTCTTTACAATATACTGCAGTTGGTTCTGGATTTGGGTTGCGATATGACTTTGGGTTTCTCGTATTCCGTTTTGATATAGGGTTTAAAACTTACGAGCCTTACCTTCCGGCCGGTAGCAGATGGTTTGTCAATTATAATTTTGGCAATGCCGTCTATAATATTGGTATAAATTATCCTTTCTAA
- the fbaA gene encoding class II fructose-bisphosphate aldolase: MSQKIKSGVATGDAVQEIFKLAKEKSFALPAANVISSSTINAVLEAAKELNAPVIIQFSNGGAHFNAGKGLSNEGQKAAIAGAVAGAKHVHVMAKEYGVPVILHTDHCAKKLLPWIDGLLDAGEAFYKENGVPLFSSHMIDLSEEPIEENIEISKRYLERMDKLGMTLEIELGITGGEEDGVDNTDVDVSKLYTQPEEVAYAYEELLKVSPRFTIAASFGNVHGVYKPGNVKLTPKILDNSQKYIEEKFKTDKNPVDFVFHGGSGSSLEEIREAIGYGVIKMNIDTDLQYAYMSGVRDYMAEKTDYLQGQIGNPTGEDSPNKKFYDPRVWVRKGEDAFITRIKQAFEDLNNVNTL; the protein is encoded by the coding sequence ATGTCACAAAAAATCAAATCAGGAGTTGCTACCGGAGATGCGGTTCAGGAGATCTTTAAACTTGCCAAAGAAAAGAGTTTCGCATTGCCGGCGGCTAATGTTATTAGTTCAAGTACCATAAATGCTGTTTTAGAAGCGGCCAAGGAATTGAATGCACCGGTTATTATTCAGTTTTCAAATGGAGGAGCTCATTTCAATGCAGGAAAAGGTTTGAGCAATGAAGGGCAAAAAGCGGCAATTGCAGGAGCTGTTGCAGGTGCGAAGCATGTGCATGTTATGGCCAAGGAGTATGGCGTACCGGTTATCCTTCATACGGACCACTGTGCTAAGAAATTATTGCCCTGGATTGATGGTTTGCTCGATGCGGGTGAAGCTTTCTATAAAGAGAACGGTGTACCGTTATTTAGTTCTCATATGATTGATCTTTCAGAAGAGCCCATTGAAGAGAATATCGAAATATCTAAAAGATATCTTGAACGCATGGATAAGCTTGGAATGACACTTGAAATAGAATTGGGAATCACAGGAGGTGAAGAAGATGGTGTTGACAACACAGATGTCGACGTTTCAAAACTTTACACCCAGCCAGAAGAAGTTGCCTACGCTTATGAAGAATTGCTAAAAGTAAGCCCGCGTTTTACAATTGCAGCATCTTTTGGAAACGTTCACGGGGTATACAAGCCTGGAAACGTAAAATTGACTCCTAAAATTCTGGATAACTCTCAGAAGTATATCGAGGAAAAGTTCAAAACTGATAAGAACCCTGTTGATTTTGTATTCCATGGCGGTTCGGGATCTTCACTGGAAGAGATTAGAGAAGCCATTGGTTATGGAGTTATTAAAATGAATATAGATACGGATCTTCAATATGCCTATATGTCAGGTGTAAGAGATTATATGGCTGAGAAGACTGATTACCTTCAGGGACAAATTGGAAACCCAACTGGAGAGGATTCTCCAAATAAAAAATTCTACGACCCAAGAGTATGGGTACGAAAAGGAGAAGATGCTTTCATAACAAGAATTAAGCAGGCATTTGAAGACCTGAACAACGTTAATACGCTTTAA